One part of the Acidobacteriota bacterium genome encodes these proteins:
- a CDS encoding TraR/DksA C4-type zinc finger protein — protein sequence MHGVADVGETSEADIQDDIEFALIQMKAETLTKIDEALARLEEGAYGNCFECGEEISQQRLRALPFAVRCRDCEEARENAQLRERWLSQRRGSTSLFLDLPS from the coding sequence ATGCATGGCGTCGCCGACGTCGGCGAGACGTCCGAGGCCGACATCCAGGACGACATCGAGTTCGCCCTGATTCAGATGAAGGCCGAGACGCTCACGAAGATCGACGAGGCGCTCGCTCGCCTCGAAGAGGGTGCGTACGGCAACTGCTTCGAGTGCGGCGAGGAGATCAGCCAACAGCGGCTCCGTGCGCTGCCGTTCGCCGTGCGCTGCCGCGATTGCGAAGAGGCGCGCGAGAACGCGCAGTTGCGGGAGCGGTGGCTGTCGCAGCGGCGCGGGTCGACGTCGCTCTTCCTCGACTTGCCGAGCTGA
- a CDS encoding RidA family protein, with amino-acid sequence MRDVVSTDGAPKAIGPYSQAVRAGSLVFLSGQIPLDPSTGELVGGDIAAQTHRVMRNLDEVLRAAGLSFDHVVRCTIYLKDLSDFGVVNEVYGSYFSTPAPARTTIEVSRLPRDARIEIDAFAVADR; translated from the coding sequence ATGCGCGACGTCGTCTCGACCGACGGGGCCCCGAAGGCCATCGGGCCGTACTCGCAGGCGGTCCGCGCCGGGTCGCTCGTCTTCCTGTCCGGCCAGATTCCACTCGATCCGTCCACGGGCGAACTCGTCGGCGGCGACATCGCGGCCCAGACTCATCGCGTCATGCGGAACCTCGACGAGGTCCTGCGGGCGGCCGGGCTGTCGTTCGACCACGTCGTCCGCTGCACGATCTACCTGAAGGACCTGTCGGACTTCGGCGTCGTCAACGAGGTCTACGGGAGCTACTTCAGCACCCCGGCGCCAGCGCGCACCACCATCGAGGTCTCGCGCCTGCCGCGTGATGCCCGCATCGAGATCGACGCCTTCGCCGTCGCGGACCGTTGA
- a CDS encoding HPF/RaiA family ribosome-associated protein gives MRIDVRGQNLTLSEAIGTYAERRFQVALGRFGRRLPQVTVRLSDENGPKGGVDKRCQVVVAIPPDHVMTIDEQHADLYQAIDFAADRAARAVTREIGRRRARRTQAAERRAVERTGFSRGGFTES, from the coding sequence ATGCGAATCGACGTTCGCGGTCAGAATCTCACCCTCAGCGAGGCGATCGGCACCTACGCCGAACGCCGGTTCCAGGTGGCGCTCGGACGGTTCGGGCGGCGCCTCCCGCAGGTGACGGTTCGACTGAGTGACGAGAACGGACCGAAAGGCGGCGTCGACAAGCGCTGCCAGGTCGTGGTCGCGATCCCTCCCGACCACGTGATGACCATCGACGAACAGCATGCCGACCTGTATCAGGCCATCGACTTCGCCGCCGACCGGGCGGCGCGTGCCGTGACCAGGGAGATTGGCCGGCGCCGGGCGCGGCGGACGCAGGCTGCCGAGCGCCGCGCCGTGGAACGCACCGGGTTCTCGCGGGGAGGCTTCACCGAGAGCTAG
- a CDS encoding histone deacetylase, with translation MKVVCSPRYHIDVGPHVFPTAKYALVCQRLVDRGLVDERTLVEPAAATWDELGLVHTSHYLAKLRDGRLTIGEVARLELPWSPEAVEGFRLMAGGTLTAARHALADGLAVHVGGGLHHAHPDHGEGFCMFHDVAVAIRVLRRDGLDGVVAVVDADVHQGNGTAAIFAEAHDVFTLSVHQANNYPAIKPPSTLDVELPDGIGDEAYLRALEPALEAVVASRPRLAFYLAGADPYRDDQLGGLSLSFDGLRRRDAVVLSALRAAGAAVVVTLAGGYARRVDDTVAIHVATIEEAFAIAQNAL, from the coding sequence ATGAAGGTCGTCTGCTCGCCCCGCTATCACATCGACGTCGGTCCACACGTGTTCCCGACGGCGAAGTACGCGCTCGTCTGCCAGCGCCTCGTCGACCGCGGGCTCGTCGACGAGCGGACCCTCGTCGAGCCGGCGGCGGCCACGTGGGACGAGCTGGGCCTGGTGCACACGTCTCACTACCTCGCGAAGCTGCGAGACGGTCGCCTGACCATCGGCGAGGTGGCCCGGCTCGAGCTGCCCTGGTCGCCCGAGGCGGTCGAAGGCTTCCGCCTGATGGCTGGCGGGACGCTGACGGCCGCGCGCCACGCGCTCGCCGACGGCCTCGCGGTGCACGTCGGCGGAGGGCTGCACCACGCCCACCCCGACCACGGCGAGGGGTTCTGCATGTTTCACGACGTGGCGGTCGCCATCCGCGTCCTGCGGCGCGACGGACTCGACGGCGTCGTCGCCGTCGTCGATGCCGACGTGCACCAGGGCAACGGCACGGCCGCCATCTTCGCCGAGGCGCACGACGTCTTCACCTTGTCGGTGCACCAGGCGAACAACTACCCTGCCATCAAGCCGCCCAGCACCCTCGACGTGGAGCTGCCAGACGGCATCGGCGACGAGGCGTACCTCCGGGCGCTCGAGCCGGCGCTCGAGGCCGTCGTGGCGTCGCGCCCCCGTCTGGCCTTCTACCTCGCGGGTGCCGACCCCTACCGCGACGACCAGCTCGGCGGCCTCTCGCTGTCGTTCGACGGCCTGCGCCGGCGCGACGCGGTCGTGCTGTCGGCATTGCGGGCGGCAGGGGCGGCGGTGGTCGTCACCCTTGCGGGCGGCTATGCACGCCGCGTGGACGACACGGTCGCCATCCACGTGGCGACCATCGAAGAAGCCTTCGCCATCGCGCAGAACGCCCTCTGA
- a CDS encoding sulfite exporter TauE/SafE family protein — MPDAVSWWSFPALMLAGLVAGALNVIAGGGSFLTIPVLIFLGLPPTVANATNRVGVLLQNVSGVWGFHRHAVLDWRWTTWAGLPATAGAALGTWAALTVGDDAFRRILAAVMILATLAPVLGGGGRTGHHAHPRALPLVVAGFFLAGIYGGFLQAGVGFVILALTSMAGLDLVRGNAVKVLAVLLLTSLSLAIFWAHGAIHWPMGLALGAGNFLGGIIGVRLAVAKGHGWLKRVVSLAIVAFALRLWFW; from the coding sequence GTGCCCGACGCGGTCTCGTGGTGGTCGTTCCCTGCGCTGATGCTCGCGGGTCTCGTCGCGGGAGCGCTCAACGTCATCGCTGGCGGGGGATCGTTCCTCACGATTCCGGTACTCATCTTCCTCGGCTTGCCGCCCACGGTGGCCAACGCCACCAACCGGGTCGGCGTGCTGCTGCAGAACGTCAGCGGCGTCTGGGGATTCCATCGCCACGCCGTGCTCGACTGGCGCTGGACGACATGGGCCGGCCTGCCCGCGACCGCCGGCGCCGCCCTCGGGACCTGGGCCGCGCTGACCGTCGGCGACGATGCCTTCCGGCGCATCCTGGCGGCCGTGATGATCCTCGCAACGCTGGCGCCGGTCCTCGGCGGCGGCGGGCGTACGGGCCATCACGCGCACCCCCGCGCACTGCCGCTCGTCGTCGCCGGCTTCTTCCTCGCCGGGATCTACGGCGGGTTCCTCCAGGCCGGCGTCGGCTTCGTCATCCTCGCGCTCACGTCGATGGCCGGCCTCGACCTCGTGCGGGGCAACGCGGTCAAGGTGCTCGCCGTCCTGCTGCTGACGTCGCTGTCTCTGGCGATCTTCTGGGCGCACGGCGCGATCCACTGGCCGATGGGCCTCGCGCTCGGCGCCGGGAACTTCCTCGGCGGAATCATCGGCGTGCGGCTCGCGGTGGCCAAGGGCCACGGATGGCTGAAGCGCGTCGTCTCACTGGCCATCGTCGCCTTCGCGCTGCGACTGTGGTTCTGGTGA
- a CDS encoding glycerophosphodiester phosphodiesterase — protein sequence MRTPTLAWPFLVLTFTALVTAQADVRKINIAHRGASAYVPEHTLAAYTLAIEQGADFVEPDLVVTKDGVLVCLHDITLERTTDVEERFPDRYRDDAFGMKGRHWFVFDFTLEEVKQLDAGAWFDPKFAGARVPTFDEMVALVRGKAGLYPELKHPEVYRGLGVDMEGLVATSLRKHGLVGDTTTPVVLQSFEEQSLRNLARLVPEVPRAFLISAPAMIERWLTPDGLREMKGFVTGVAPHKAIVLARPELVKQAHDLGLTVTLWTFRSSDTGTFPSVAAEMSHYLYTLGVDEVFTDNPDQFPRARIDPK from the coding sequence GTGCGCACACCGACCCTCGCGTGGCCTTTCCTCGTCCTCACCTTCACGGCCCTCGTCACGGCGCAGGCCGATGTCCGGAAGATCAACATCGCTCACCGTGGCGCGTCGGCCTACGTCCCTGAGCACACGCTGGCCGCGTACACCCTCGCCATCGAGCAGGGGGCCGACTTCGTCGAGCCCGACCTCGTCGTCACGAAGGACGGCGTGCTCGTCTGCCTGCACGACATCACCCTGGAGCGCACGACCGACGTCGAGGAGCGTTTTCCCGACCGCTACCGGGACGACGCCTTCGGGATGAAGGGCCGGCACTGGTTCGTCTTCGATTTCACCCTCGAGGAGGTGAAGCAGCTCGACGCCGGCGCCTGGTTCGACCCGAAGTTCGCCGGGGCGCGCGTGCCGACGTTCGACGAGATGGTCGCGCTCGTTCGAGGCAAGGCCGGGCTCTATCCCGAGCTCAAGCACCCGGAGGTGTACCGCGGCCTGGGGGTCGACATGGAGGGCCTCGTCGCCACGTCGCTGCGGAAGCACGGCCTCGTCGGCGACACGACCACGCCGGTCGTCCTGCAGTCGTTCGAGGAACAGAGCCTGCGCAACCTGGCGAGGCTCGTCCCGGAGGTGCCCCGCGCCTTCCTGATCAGCGCGCCGGCCATGATCGAACGCTGGCTGACGCCCGACGGCTTGCGCGAGATGAAGGGCTTCGTGACCGGCGTCGCGCCACACAAGGCCATCGTCCTCGCCCGCCCCGAGCTCGTGAAGCAGGCGCACGACCTCGGCCTGACGGTCACCCTGTGGACGTTCCGGTCGAGCGACACCGGGACGTTTCCGTCCGTGGCCGCGGAGATGTCGCACTACCTCTACACGCTCGGCGTCGACGAGGTGTTCACGGACAACCCCGACCAGTTCCCCAGGGCGCGGATCGATCCGAAGTAG
- a CDS encoding histidine kinase, translating into MTLLDATSIVVFTIGAYGFAAAFVLDVAGRRPPPPGPSRSPAALGTSSVVGFALTGVSAVWFVVNLLAVLTGLAGRPMGRELAALLISLSLAYPPLIAHTFVVETLGTSGARPRPVWRWALFGLWTVASAVAALTLSGLYGGGPVGLRLPGGPGPWMAGLFISSGVVSWLALSRQGEPRATRRERSVRRGFTMLLAVLVAVFGLILLGMMGIVQLRPWVELAARSLPLAFLAVGAWHESRFEFYDVLVKRGLFVLCTLALIVAWAAWALPRLETLPTDVAPWITGLGLLPLALVLPWLSRQIARWLDHVWLGRHQSPVEALTTFVSALQRATTETDLVREAQRGLDAIFLARVRIVLDDASLDAGPSERASSLVLPVQAEAGRAGRVEFGPRIDERPFFSEDVVLARSLVDVFGFLLANARLRARRLEQDRLARELSLAASQSELKALRAQVNPHFLFNALNAIAGLIPADPVLADRTVERLADVFRYTLHGSESEWARFADEIAFVGACLDIERARFGPRLTTDVVVDRDVDDWLVPTLIVHTIVENAVKHGVAAVPGPARIEVRACAIDGHLRVEVADTGPGFDAAGGRGAARAPGLGYGLRNVRERLRGHFGDRAGVTWSRDDARQMTVVTLTIPPDRDALDAVAAPGSVREGTEKG; encoded by the coding sequence GTGACCCTGCTCGACGCGACCTCCATCGTCGTCTTCACGATCGGCGCCTACGGCTTCGCGGCCGCGTTCGTGCTCGACGTGGCCGGGCGCCGGCCACCGCCGCCAGGTCCGTCACGCTCGCCCGCCGCGCTCGGCACCTCGTCGGTCGTCGGGTTCGCCCTGACCGGCGTCAGCGCCGTCTGGTTCGTCGTGAACCTGCTCGCGGTCCTGACCGGGCTCGCGGGACGGCCGATGGGACGCGAGCTGGCGGCCCTCCTCATCTCGCTGTCGCTCGCCTATCCTCCGCTCATCGCCCACACGTTCGTGGTGGAGACGCTCGGGACCAGCGGGGCGCGGCCGCGGCCCGTTTGGCGGTGGGCCCTGTTCGGCCTGTGGACCGTCGCGAGCGCGGTCGCGGCCCTCACGTTGTCCGGTCTCTACGGCGGCGGGCCGGTCGGCCTGCGGCTACCCGGCGGGCCAGGGCCCTGGATGGCGGGGCTCTTCATCTCTTCGGGTGTCGTCTCGTGGCTGGCGTTGTCACGACAGGGCGAACCTCGTGCGACGCGCCGCGAACGATCGGTCAGGCGAGGGTTCACGATGCTGCTCGCCGTGCTGGTCGCCGTCTTCGGGCTGATCCTGCTCGGCATGATGGGCATCGTCCAGCTGCGTCCCTGGGTCGAGCTGGCCGCACGATCGCTTCCGCTCGCCTTCCTCGCGGTCGGCGCCTGGCACGAGAGCCGGTTCGAGTTCTACGACGTGCTGGTGAAGCGCGGGCTGTTCGTCCTGTGCACGCTCGCGTTGATCGTGGCCTGGGCTGCCTGGGCGCTGCCGCGCCTCGAGACGCTGCCGACCGATGTTGCGCCCTGGATCACCGGGCTCGGCCTGCTGCCCCTCGCGCTGGTGCTGCCGTGGCTGTCGCGGCAAATCGCCCGATGGCTCGACCACGTCTGGCTGGGCCGCCACCAGTCGCCGGTCGAGGCCCTCACCACCTTCGTCTCGGCGCTGCAGCGTGCGACGACCGAAACCGACCTCGTCCGCGAAGCCCAACGGGGGCTCGACGCGATCTTTCTGGCACGGGTGCGGATCGTGCTCGACGACGCGTCGCTCGATGCCGGGCCGTCGGAGCGGGCGTCGAGTCTCGTCCTTCCCGTGCAGGCCGAGGCCGGCCGCGCCGGGCGCGTCGAGTTCGGCCCGCGGATCGACGAGCGGCCCTTCTTCAGCGAAGACGTCGTCCTCGCGCGGTCGCTCGTCGACGTCTTCGGCTTCCTCCTCGCGAACGCGCGGCTGCGGGCCCGCCGGCTGGAGCAGGATCGCCTCGCGCGCGAGCTCTCGCTCGCGGCCAGCCAGTCGGAGCTCAAGGCGCTCAGGGCGCAGGTGAACCCGCACTTCCTGTTCAACGCCCTCAACGCGATCGCCGGGCTCATCCCGGCCGACCCGGTGCTCGCCGACCGTACCGTCGAACGCCTCGCCGACGTCTTCCGCTACACCCTGCACGGCTCCGAGTCCGAGTGGGCACGGTTCGCAGACGAGATCGCGTTCGTCGGCGCCTGCCTCGATATCGAGCGGGCGCGGTTCGGCCCGCGCCTCACGACCGACGTGGTCGTGGACCGGGACGTCGACGACTGGCTGGTGCCGACGCTCATCGTGCACACGATCGTGGAGAATGCGGTGAAGCACGGCGTGGCGGCCGTACCCGGCCCGGCCCGCATCGAGGTGCGCGCGTGCGCGATCGATGGCCATCTCCGCGTGGAGGTCGCCGACACCGGGCCCGGGTTCGACGCCGCGGGCGGCCGTGGCGCCGCGAGGGCGCCGGGCCTCGGGTACGGCCTGCGCAACGTGCGCGAGCGGCTGCGCGGACACTTCGGTGATCGCGCGGGCGTGACGTGGTCGCGAGACGACGCGCGGCAGATGACGGTCGTCACGCTGACGATTCCTCCCGACCGAGACGCGCTCGACGCGGTTGCTGCCCCTGGCAGTGTTCGCGAGGGCACGGAGAAGGGCTGA
- the lon gene encoding endopeptidase La: MSDQDQRLDVEDVAGDERPPTIPPELPVLPLRDTVLFPNSFMPLAVAREASVRLIDDATDGTKLIAVFTQREASVEEPKQDDLYPIGTATHIHKMFKLPDGSLRLIVQGLSRLTLGRITQLHPYLRAEVTAAAESLAPDDRLEIDALQRNIKANFQQIVSLSPLLSDDLQTLAFNIGEPGKLADFIASSLSTLTTQVKQEVLETLDVRARMDVLNRILIKELEVLELGSKIQSQVQSEVGRNQREYFLREQMKAIQRELGEDDEQQKEIEELREKIDAAGMPEAVKKEAMRELDRLAKMPVAAAEYTVSRTYLDWLVALPWARRTEETIDLRRTKEILDADHSDLEKAKDRILEYLAVRKLNPDVKGPILCFVGPPGVGKTSLARSIATSLDRKFVRVSLGGMRDEAEIRGHRRTYIGALPGQVIQGLRRAESKNPVFILDEIDKLGSDFRGDPASALLEVLDPEQNSTFRDHYLDVPFDLSEVLFITTANYLDPIPPALRDRMEVLELPGYTEEEKLKISQEHLVAKQVTNHGLTFEQVTFTEAAIRTVVRGYTREAGVRNLEREIGALCRKVARRRAEGDERAVAITPEVVAEMLGAPRFLDEDIEERTKKPGVAIGLAWTPAGGEVLFVEATRMAGSGALTLTGHLGDVMKESARAALSWFRTNARGYGVDPEFFKTAEIHLHVPSGAIPKDGPSAGITMATALVSELTGRPVRGDLAMTGEITLSGRVLPVGGIKEKVLAARRHGLREVILPRRNEKSIKEDLSDELRREMTVHLVTTIDEVLDLALLAAASPDAAHDEAAAATVS, encoded by the coding sequence ATGAGCGATCAGGACCAGCGCCTCGACGTCGAGGACGTCGCAGGCGACGAACGGCCCCCGACGATCCCTCCGGAGCTGCCGGTCCTTCCGCTCCGCGACACCGTCCTCTTTCCCAATTCCTTCATGCCGCTCGCTGTCGCCCGCGAGGCGTCGGTGCGGCTCATCGACGATGCGACCGACGGCACCAAGCTGATCGCGGTCTTCACGCAGCGTGAGGCGTCGGTCGAGGAGCCGAAGCAGGACGACCTCTATCCGATCGGGACGGCCACGCACATCCACAAGATGTTCAAGCTGCCCGACGGCAGCCTCCGCCTCATCGTCCAGGGCCTGTCGCGGCTCACGCTCGGCCGGATCACGCAGTTGCATCCGTATCTGCGGGCCGAGGTGACGGCGGCCGCCGAATCGCTCGCGCCCGACGACCGGCTCGAGATCGACGCGCTGCAGCGGAACATCAAGGCGAACTTCCAGCAGATCGTCTCGCTCTCGCCGCTGCTCTCCGACGACCTGCAGACGCTGGCGTTCAACATCGGCGAACCGGGCAAGCTCGCCGACTTCATCGCCTCGAGCCTGTCGACGTTGACCACGCAGGTGAAGCAGGAGGTGCTCGAGACGCTCGACGTGCGGGCGCGCATGGACGTGCTCAACCGCATCCTGATCAAGGAGCTCGAGGTGCTCGAGCTCGGGTCGAAGATCCAGTCGCAGGTACAGTCGGAGGTCGGGCGGAACCAGCGCGAGTACTTCCTGCGCGAGCAGATGAAGGCGATCCAGCGCGAGCTCGGCGAGGACGACGAGCAGCAGAAGGAGATCGAGGAGCTCCGCGAGAAGATCGACGCCGCCGGCATGCCGGAGGCCGTGAAGAAGGAGGCGATGCGCGAGCTCGACCGCCTCGCGAAGATGCCCGTGGCCGCGGCCGAGTACACGGTCTCGCGCACGTACCTCGACTGGCTGGTCGCGCTGCCCTGGGCGCGCCGGACCGAGGAGACCATCGACCTCCGGCGCACCAAGGAGATCCTCGACGCCGATCACTCCGACCTCGAGAAGGCGAAGGACCGCATCCTCGAGTACCTCGCCGTCCGGAAGCTCAATCCCGACGTCAAGGGCCCCATCCTGTGCTTCGTCGGGCCGCCCGGCGTCGGCAAGACGTCGCTCGCGCGATCGATCGCGACGTCGCTCGACCGGAAGTTCGTCCGCGTCTCGCTCGGCGGCATGCGCGACGAGGCCGAGATCCGGGGCCACCGCCGGACCTACATCGGGGCCCTGCCCGGACAGGTGATCCAGGGGCTCCGCCGGGCCGAGTCGAAGAACCCCGTGTTCATCCTCGACGAAATCGACAAGCTCGGCTCGGACTTCCGCGGCGATCCGGCCTCGGCGCTGCTCGAGGTCCTCGACCCCGAGCAGAACTCCACGTTCCGCGACCACTATCTCGACGTCCCCTTCGACCTCTCCGAGGTGCTCTTCATCACGACGGCCAACTACCTCGACCCCATCCCTCCGGCGCTCCGCGACCGGATGGAGGTGCTCGAGCTGCCGGGTTACACGGAGGAGGAGAAGCTCAAGATCTCGCAGGAGCACCTCGTCGCCAAGCAGGTCACCAACCACGGCCTGACATTCGAGCAGGTGACCTTCACCGAGGCCGCGATCCGGACGGTCGTGCGCGGCTACACCCGCGAGGCCGGCGTGCGGAACCTCGAGCGCGAGATCGGCGCGCTCTGCCGCAAGGTGGCCCGCCGCCGCGCCGAGGGCGACGAGCGCGCCGTGGCCATCACGCCCGAGGTCGTCGCCGAGATGCTCGGGGCGCCGCGTTTCCTCGACGAGGACATCGAGGAGCGGACCAAGAAGCCGGGCGTCGCCATCGGCCTCGCCTGGACGCCGGCCGGCGGCGAGGTGCTGTTTGTCGAGGCCACGCGCATGGCGGGATCGGGCGCGCTCACGCTCACGGGCCACCTCGGCGACGTCATGAAGGAGTCGGCCCGCGCGGCCCTCTCGTGGTTCCGGACCAACGCGCGGGGCTACGGCGTCGATCCGGAGTTCTTCAAGACCGCCGAGATTCACCTGCACGTGCCGTCGGGAGCGATCCCCAAGGACGGCCCGTCGGCCGGCATCACCATGGCGACGGCGCTCGTCTCGGAGCTGACCGGGCGGCCGGTGCGGGGCGACCTCGCGATGACGGGTGAGATCACGTTGTCGGGGCGGGTCCTGCCCGTCGGCGGCATCAAGGAGAAGGTGCTCGCCGCCAGGCGGCACGGGCTGCGCGAGGTCATCCTGCCGCGACGCAACGAGAAGAGCATCAAGGAAGACCTGAGCGACGAGCTCCGCCGCGAGATGACGGTGCATCTCGTGACGACCATCGACGAGGTCCTCGACCTGGCGCTGCTCGCCGCGGCGTCGCCGGACGCCGCGCACGACGAGGCCGCGGCCGCCACCGTCTCGTAG
- the rpmB gene encoding 50S ribosomal protein L28 — translation MANRCEICGKGPTFGRNISHAHNVTSRRFNPNLQTVRASVNGGTKRLRVCTRCIRSNKVVKAA, via the coding sequence ATGGCGAATCGTTGCGAAATCTGCGGCAAGGGTCCGACGTTCGGCCGCAACATCTCCCACGCGCACAACGTGACGTCGCGCCGGTTCAACCCGAACCTGCAGACGGTCCGGGCCAGCGTCAACGGCGGGACGAAGCGACTGCGCGTGTGCACGCGGTGCATCCGCTCGAACAAGGTCGTCAAGGCGGCCTGA
- a CDS encoding nucleotide sugar dehydrogenase, producing MSDSTHILCIGAGYVGGPTMAVIAARCPHVRVTVVDINAARIAAWNSDDLPIYEPGLLEVVKAARGRNLFFSTDIPGGIRDADVIFVSVNTPTKTFGEGAGRAADLQYWEKTARQILAHATRDKIVVEKSTLPVRTAQAMERILNSNGKGLRFDVLSNPEFLAEGTAIKDLETPDRVLIGSHETPEGRRARKVVADIYATWVPRERIIESNLWSAELSKLTANAFLAQRISSINSISALCEVTEADIDEVAYAIGTDERIGPRFLKASVGFGGSCFRKDILNLVYICRSYGLNAVADYWESVVTINEWQQVRFVRTMLANMFNTVAGKRIALFGFAFKADTGDTRESAAIGVTRQLVGERANVVITDPKALDNAREDLADLDGRITYEIDPYEAAGGAHAIAVMTEWRLYRELDYQRIFQSMEQPAFLFDGRNILDHRRLFEIGFNVFAIGKSPLKHF from the coding sequence ATGAGCGACTCCACCCACATCCTCTGCATTGGCGCCGGCTACGTCGGCGGCCCCACGATGGCCGTGATCGCGGCGCGCTGCCCGCACGTCAGGGTCACCGTCGTCGACATCAACGCGGCGCGGATCGCGGCGTGGAACAGCGACGATCTGCCCATCTACGAGCCGGGGCTGCTCGAGGTCGTCAAGGCCGCACGGGGCCGCAATCTGTTCTTCTCCACGGACATTCCCGGCGGCATCCGCGATGCGGACGTCATCTTCGTGTCGGTGAACACGCCGACGAAGACCTTCGGCGAGGGTGCCGGCCGCGCGGCCGACCTGCAGTACTGGGAGAAGACGGCCCGCCAGATCCTCGCGCACGCGACGCGCGACAAGATCGTGGTCGAGAAGTCGACCCTCCCGGTGCGGACCGCCCAGGCGATGGAGCGCATCCTCAACAGCAACGGCAAGGGTCTGCGGTTCGACGTGCTGTCGAACCCCGAGTTCCTCGCCGAGGGCACGGCGATCAAGGATCTCGAGACGCCTGATCGGGTCCTCATCGGCTCGCACGAGACGCCGGAGGGGCGCCGGGCGCGAAAGGTCGTGGCTGACATCTACGCGACGTGGGTGCCGCGGGAGCGGATCATCGAGTCGAACCTGTGGAGCGCCGAGCTGTCGAAGCTGACGGCCAACGCCTTCCTGGCGCAGCGGATCTCGTCGATCAACAGCATCTCGGCGCTCTGCGAGGTCACCGAGGCCGACATCGACGAAGTGGCGTACGCCATCGGCACCGACGAGCGCATCGGCCCGCGGTTCCTCAAGGCCAGCGTGGGCTTCGGCGGCTCGTGCTTCCGCAAGGACATCCTCAACCTGGTCTACATCTGCCGGAGTTACGGGCTCAACGCGGTCGCCGACTACTGGGAGTCGGTCGTGACGATCAACGAGTGGCAGCAGGTCCGGTTCGTCCGCACGATGCTGGCCAACATGTTCAACACGGTGGCCGGCAAGCGCATCGCGCTCTTCGGCTTCGCGTTCAAGGCCGATACGGGCGACACGCGCGAGTCGGCGGCCATCGGCGTGACGCGGCAGCTCGTGGGCGAACGCGCCAACGTGGTCATCACCGACCCGAAGGCGCTCGACAACGCGCGCGAGGATCTGGCCGACCTCGACGGCCGGATCACCTACGAGATCGACCCGTACGAGGCGGCAGGCGGCGCTCACGCGATCGCGGTGATGACGGAGTGGCGGCTGTATCGCGAGCTCGACTACCAGCGCATCTTCCAGTCGATGGAGCAGCCGGCCTTCCTCTTCGATGGCCGCAACATCCTCGACCATCGGCGGCTGTTCGAGATCGGGTTCAACGTCTTCGCGATCGGCAAGTCGCCGCTCAAGCACTTCTGA
- a CDS encoding LytTR family DNA-binding domain-containing protein, with protein sequence MRALIVDDEQPARLRLRQLLGELGVEVVGEAEDGPQAIERIAAAAPDVVLLDIQMPGCSGLDVAASLPEPRPPLVFCTAFDRHAVDAFELNAVDYVLKPVSRARLEQAIARVRVADAGATSAALTRLSAIAREYPTRFLGRRGQRFHVVPQQDVLYFALDGGLTRVHVRAGHYWMEPSLSDLEARVDPARFYRVSRNAIVNLDAVAEVVPQEGGPAEAVLSDGTRLPVSRRRVAGLLERLAGA encoded by the coding sequence ATGCGCGCGCTCATCGTCGACGACGAGCAGCCGGCGAGACTCAGGCTCCGGCAGCTTCTCGGCGAGCTCGGCGTGGAGGTGGTCGGCGAGGCCGAGGACGGTCCGCAGGCGATCGAGCGAATCGCCGCCGCCGCACCGGACGTGGTGCTGCTCGACATCCAGATGCCAGGCTGCAGCGGGCTCGACGTCGCCGCGTCCCTGCCCGAGCCACGGCCTCCGCTGGTCTTCTGCACCGCGTTCGATCGGCACGCTGTCGACGCCTTCGAGCTGAACGCCGTCGACTACGTGCTGAAACCGGTGAGCCGGGCCCGGCTCGAACAGGCCATCGCGCGCGTGCGCGTCGCGGACGCCGGTGCGACCTCGGCGGCGCTGACCCGCCTGTCGGCCATCGCACGCGAGTACCCGACCCGGTTCCTCGGTCGCCGCGGCCAGCGGTTCCACGTGGTGCCGCAACAGGACGTGTTGTATTTCGCTCTCGATGGCGGCTTGACCCGCGTGCACGTGCGGGCCGGGCACTACTGGATGGAACCGAGCCTGTCAGACCTCGAGGCGCGCGTCGATCCCGCCAGGTTCTACCGGGTGTCGCGCAACGCCATCGTCAACCTCGACGCCGTCGCCGAGGTCGTGCCGCAGGAAGGCGGACCAGCCGAAGCGGTCCTGTCGGACGGAACGCGCCTGCCCGTCAGCCGCCGTCGGGTCGCCGGTCTCCTCGAGCGTCTGGCGGGAGCGTGA